A region of Mycolicibacterium brumae DNA encodes the following proteins:
- a CDS encoding universal stress protein — MSASQRTVLVGVDGSPSSRVAVDWAARYAQSHSLPLRLVNVLSPPVMMAWPEAPMPDGYLKWQESQGREQLADAEATAVEAAPDIEIRTDLISGPTLSTMIDLSKEAAIVVVGCRGRGAVARGLLGSVSSTMVRHAHCPVAVVHDEDPQMQNPAKAPVLVGIDGSPASEAPTAIAFEEASLRGVDLVAVHAMSDTDVLSMPGREFAEFEQRGQEVLAERLAGWAERYPDVAVRRIVVWDKPARTLVEQSEYAQLVVVGSHGRGGFTGMLLGSVSTAVVQAARMPVIVARA, encoded by the coding sequence ATGTCCGCATCGCAACGCACCGTCCTGGTCGGCGTCGACGGGTCACCGTCCTCGCGGGTGGCCGTCGACTGGGCCGCCAGATACGCGCAATCCCATTCACTGCCACTGCGTCTGGTCAATGTGCTGAGCCCGCCGGTGATGATGGCGTGGCCGGAAGCGCCGATGCCCGACGGCTACCTGAAATGGCAGGAAAGCCAGGGCCGCGAGCAACTCGCCGACGCCGAGGCCACCGCGGTCGAAGCCGCGCCCGACATCGAGATCCGCACCGACTTGATCAGCGGCCCGACGCTGTCCACGATGATCGACCTGTCCAAGGAGGCGGCCATCGTGGTGGTCGGCTGCCGGGGCCGCGGCGCCGTGGCGCGGGGCCTGCTCGGCTCGGTCAGCTCGACCATGGTGCGGCACGCGCACTGCCCGGTCGCGGTGGTCCACGACGAGGACCCGCAGATGCAGAATCCCGCCAAGGCGCCGGTGCTGGTCGGCATCGACGGTTCGCCGGCCTCGGAGGCGCCCACCGCGATCGCGTTCGAGGAGGCCTCGCTGCGTGGGGTCGACCTGGTCGCCGTGCACGCCATGAGCGACACCGATGTGCTGTCGATGCCGGGCCGGGAGTTCGCCGAGTTCGAGCAGCGCGGCCAGGAGGTGCTCGCCGAACGGCTGGCCGGCTGGGCCGAACGTTACCCCGATGTCGCCGTCCGCCGAATCGTGGTGTGGGACAAGCCCGCTCGCACGCTGGTGGAGCAATCCGAGTACGCGCAGCTGGTTGTCGTGGGCAGCCACGGCCGCGGCGGGTTCACCGGCATGCTGCTGGGTTCGGTGAGCACCGCGGTGGTGCAGGCCGCCCGGATGCCGGTGATCGTCGCGAGGGCGTAG
- a CDS encoding Acg family FMN-binding oxidoreductase, with amino-acid sequence MADRELIEEAVTLASRAPSLHNSQPWRWLAFRGGLALFLDRKRIVGSTDEGGRQAVISCGVMLDHLRVAAAAAGQRAEIERFPDAGDPDLLATVTFTPAQPTAADRSRADAILARRTDRLPMFAPPEWDIVAAALGGAVGAPADSGVRLDVLDDGLRPELGRASSMTEVVRQFDPGYQDELQWWTTPFEYPEGIPRTSLVSAGESYRVEVNRSFPIEDRAERRVGVVEDEARILLLSTPGDTRADALAAGEALSEVLLECTVAGLATCPVTHLTELPDARSTLAELAGVDAVPQALIRVGRAPSDPLAEPIPLTPRRPIEDMLRFA; translated from the coding sequence ATGGCAGATCGTGAGTTGATCGAAGAGGCCGTGACGCTGGCGTCCCGGGCGCCGTCGCTGCACAACAGTCAGCCCTGGCGGTGGCTGGCGTTTCGCGGCGGGTTGGCGTTGTTCCTGGACCGCAAGCGGATCGTCGGCAGCACCGACGAGGGTGGCCGGCAGGCGGTGATCAGCTGCGGGGTGATGCTCGACCACCTGCGGGTGGCCGCCGCCGCGGCCGGCCAGCGCGCCGAGATCGAGCGGTTCCCCGACGCCGGCGACCCGGACCTGCTGGCCACCGTCACCTTCACTCCCGCCCAACCCACCGCCGCCGACCGCAGCCGCGCCGACGCGATCCTGGCCCGGCGCACCGACCGGCTGCCGATGTTCGCCCCGCCGGAGTGGGACATCGTCGCCGCCGCGCTGGGCGGCGCCGTCGGCGCGCCGGCCGATTCCGGGGTCCGGCTCGACGTGCTCGACGACGGGTTGCGCCCGGAGTTGGGCAGAGCATCGTCGATGACCGAGGTGGTCCGCCAGTTCGACCCCGGCTACCAGGATGAACTGCAGTGGTGGACAACGCCGTTCGAGTATCCGGAGGGCATCCCGCGGACTTCGCTGGTGTCGGCCGGCGAATCCTACCGAGTGGAGGTCAACCGCAGCTTCCCGATCGAGGACCGCGCCGAGCGGCGCGTCGGGGTGGTCGAGGACGAGGCCCGGATCCTGCTGCTGAGCACACCCGGAGACACCCGCGCCGACGCGCTCGCCGCCGGTGAGGCGCTGTCGGAGGTGCTGCTGGAGTGCACGGTCGCCGGGCTGGCGACCTGCCCGGTCACCCACCTGACGGAGTTGCCGGACGCCCGGTCCACGCTGGCCGAGCTGGCCGGGGTGGACGCCGTGCCGCAGGCGCTGATCCGGGTCGGCCGCGCCCCGTCGGATCCGCTGGCCGAACCCATTCCGCTCACCCCGCGCCGTCCGATCGAGGACATGCTGCGCTTCGCCTGA
- a CDS encoding acyl-CoA thioesterase, giving the protein MTDPLEDILALLRPVSTGPNRYLGPQPDDGVPRARVYGGQVAAQAALAAADTVSGRRLHSLHVTFLRPGDPALPLRYEVTPLRDGRTLSTRRVTATQDGRYLMEAMASFIEPMDGHEFAARMPDVAAPESLRTAAEWLAPEESGPHNATEVYWMTAFDLRYADPPPLRSVFADPDRQRTDGDALCRVWLRVAENPPAELLSDPLLATGLLIYLTDWAVLDAVQVGVGRSWKDMFTMASLDHALWFHRPADFSDWLLFDHRSPSAAAGTGLARGDVFNRDGSLVCTVAQEGYFGPK; this is encoded by the coding sequence ATGACCGATCCGCTGGAGGACATCCTGGCGCTGTTGCGCCCGGTCTCGACCGGCCCGAACCGCTATCTGGGGCCGCAGCCCGACGACGGGGTGCCGCGGGCCCGGGTGTACGGCGGGCAGGTCGCCGCGCAGGCCGCGCTGGCCGCCGCCGACACGGTGAGCGGGCGACGGCTGCACAGTCTGCATGTGACGTTCCTGCGGCCCGGCGATCCGGCGCTGCCGCTGCGCTACGAGGTGACCCCGCTGCGCGACGGCCGCACGCTGTCCACCCGTCGGGTCACGGCCACCCAGGACGGCCGCTACCTGATGGAGGCGATGGCCTCCTTCATCGAGCCGATGGACGGCCACGAGTTCGCCGCGCGGATGCCCGACGTGGCGGCGCCGGAGTCGCTGCGGACCGCGGCGGAGTGGCTCGCCCCGGAGGAGTCCGGTCCGCACAACGCCACCGAGGTGTACTGGATGACGGCGTTCGACCTGCGCTACGCCGACCCCCCTCCGTTGCGCAGTGTGTTCGCCGATCCGGACCGGCAGCGGACGGACGGCGACGCGCTGTGCCGGGTGTGGCTGCGGGTCGCGGAAAACCCGCCCGCCGAACTGCTTTCGGACCCGCTGCTGGCCACCGGCTTGCTGATCTACCTGACCGACTGGGCGGTGCTGGACGCGGTGCAGGTGGGCGTCGGCCGCAGCTGGAAGGACATGTTCACCATGGCGTCGCTGGACCACGCGCTGTGGTTCCACCGGCCGGCGGATTTCTCCGACTGGCTACTGTTCGACCACCGCAGCCCGTCAGCCGCCGCCGGCACCGGCCTGGCGCGCGGCGACGTCTTCAACCGCGATGGGTCGCTGGTCTGCACGGTGGCCCAGGAAGGCTACTTCGGACCGAAATGA
- a CDS encoding nucleoside hydrolase: protein MSAVLRVFADLDTGVDDAMALAYLLASPEAELVGVASTAGNVGAQRVCANNLALLELCGRPDIPVSLGSLVPLSIPLRTAEDTHGPAGLGYAALPAAHAGPTDYDAATAWVRAARAHPGELIGLATGPLTNLALALRAEPGLPGLLRRLVIMGGAFDYRGNTTPVSEWNIAVDPEAAAEVFAAWGAAVAGGHAGELPIVCGLNITERMALRPPYLAELAAAAGAPGIPSANPLIRVLSDALRFYFEFHDSVGEGYLAHVHDPFAAAVALDPGLVNTREATVDVELDGSLTRGMTVADWAGHWGRPPNARIAVDGPVQVFFDRFRDRVGPFAAGLAHS from the coding sequence ATGAGCGCAGTGCTAAGAGTTTTCGCCGACCTCGACACCGGGGTCGACGACGCGATGGCGTTGGCCTACCTGCTGGCCAGCCCGGAGGCCGAACTGGTCGGGGTGGCCTCCACCGCCGGCAACGTCGGGGCGCAGCGGGTGTGCGCCAACAACCTGGCGTTGCTGGAGCTGTGCGGCCGTCCGGACATTCCGGTGTCACTGGGATCTCTTGTCCCGCTGAGCATTCCGCTGCGCACCGCGGAGGACACCCACGGTCCGGCCGGCCTCGGCTACGCGGCGCTGCCCGCCGCGCACGCCGGGCCCACCGACTACGACGCCGCGACGGCCTGGGTGCGGGCGGCCCGCGCGCACCCGGGTGAGCTGATCGGGCTGGCCACCGGGCCGCTGACGAACCTGGCGCTGGCGCTGCGCGCCGAACCGGGGTTGCCGGGGCTGCTGCGCCGGCTGGTGATCATGGGTGGGGCGTTCGACTACCGCGGCAACACCACCCCGGTCTCGGAGTGGAACATCGCCGTCGACCCGGAGGCCGCCGCCGAGGTGTTCGCCGCCTGGGGCGCCGCGGTGGCCGGCGGGCACGCCGGCGAACTGCCGATCGTGTGCGGGCTGAACATCACCGAGCGGATGGCGTTGCGCCCGCCGTACCTGGCGGAGTTGGCGGCCGCGGCCGGGGCGCCCGGCATCCCGTCGGCCAACCCGCTGATCCGGGTGCTGTCCGACGCGCTGCGGTTCTATTTCGAGTTCCACGACTCGGTCGGCGAGGGCTACCTGGCGCATGTGCACGATCCGTTCGCCGCGGCGGTGGCACTGGATCCGGGGCTGGTGAACACCCGGGAGGCCACCGTGGACGTCGAGTTGGACGGGTCGCTGACCCGCGGCATGACCGTCGCGGATTGGGCCGGGCACTGGGGCCGGCCGCCGAACGCCCGGATCGCCGTCGACGGCCCGGTCCAGGTGTTCTTCGATCGGTTCCGGGACCGGGTCGGACCGTTCGCCGCCGGCCTGGCTCACTCATAG
- a CDS encoding DNA polymerase Y family protein, giving the protein MRVLALWCMDWPAVAAAAAAELPATAPIAVTCANRVIACSAAARAAGVRRGLRRREAQARCPSVHIAAADLARDARFFETVAVAVEDLIPRAEVLRPGLLVAAAGGPARYFGSESLAGERLADAVAAAGAECQIGVAGQLATAVLAARAGVAVEPGRDAEFLAGLSIRELAAEPGLSDPGRADLTDLLWRMGIRTFGQFAALGRAEVATRFGADAVIAHRMAGAEPMRPPAGREPPAELTVELRCDPPIDRVDAAAFAGRSLATTLHRGLEAAGVGCTRLAIHAVTDTGAELVRVWRCAEPLTADSTADRVRWQLDGWLNRRGPDRLAGPVAVLRLEPVEVISAAALQLPLWGGAGDADRARARRALVRVQGLLGPEAVQIPVRCGGRGPSDQIALAPLGDEPVIRNVADQPWPGRLPEPAPAVLLDDPVDLLDGDGAAVHVTGRGLFSSAPARLAGRYAGTLAWWAGPWPVDERWWDPQAAPGRTARAQVLLDGEPGAALLLCYRRRRWYLEGSYE; this is encoded by the coding sequence ATGAGGGTGCTGGCGCTCTGGTGCATGGACTGGCCGGCGGTGGCGGCGGCCGCCGCTGCCGAGCTGCCCGCCACCGCCCCGATCGCGGTCACCTGCGCCAACCGGGTGATCGCCTGCTCGGCCGCGGCGCGGGCCGCCGGCGTCCGGCGCGGGCTGCGCCGCCGGGAGGCCCAGGCTCGCTGCCCGAGCGTGCACATCGCCGCCGCCGACCTCGCGCGCGACGCCCGGTTCTTCGAAACGGTGGCCGTCGCCGTCGAAGACCTGATACCCCGGGCCGAGGTGCTGCGGCCCGGGCTGCTGGTGGCCGCAGCCGGCGGGCCGGCCCGCTACTTCGGGTCCGAGTCGCTGGCGGGGGAGCGGTTGGCCGACGCGGTGGCCGCCGCCGGCGCCGAATGCCAGATCGGCGTCGCCGGGCAACTGGCCACCGCCGTGCTGGCCGCCCGCGCCGGCGTGGCTGTCGAACCCGGGCGGGACGCGGAGTTCCTGGCCGGACTGTCGATCCGGGAACTGGCCGCCGAACCCGGGCTGTCCGACCCGGGCCGAGCCGATCTGACAGACCTGTTGTGGCGGATGGGGATTCGCACCTTCGGCCAGTTCGCGGCGCTGGGCCGGGCCGAGGTGGCCACCCGGTTCGGCGCCGACGCGGTGATCGCGCACCGGATGGCCGGCGCCGAACCGATGCGCCCGCCCGCCGGCCGGGAACCACCCGCCGAACTGACCGTCGAACTGCGCTGCGACCCACCGATCGACCGCGTCGACGCCGCCGCGTTCGCCGGCCGCTCGCTGGCCACCACCCTGCACCGGGGCCTGGAGGCCGCCGGGGTCGGCTGCACCCGGCTGGCCATTCACGCCGTCACCGACACCGGGGCCGAACTGGTCCGGGTCTGGCGGTGCGCAGAACCGTTGACCGCCGACTCCACCGCCGACCGGGTGCGTTGGCAGCTCGACGGCTGGCTGAACCGGCGCGGGCCGGACCGGCTGGCCGGCCCGGTCGCGGTGCTGCGATTAGAGCCGGTCGAGGTGATCTCCGCGGCGGCGCTGCAGTTGCCGCTGTGGGGCGGCGCCGGGGACGCCGACCGGGCCCGGGCCCGGCGCGCGCTGGTCCGGGTGCAGGGCCTGCTCGGGCCCGAGGCGGTGCAGATCCCGGTGCGCTGCGGCGGCCGCGGCCCGTCGGATCAGATCGCGTTGGCCCCGCTCGGCGACGAGCCGGTGATCCGCAACGTCGCGGATCAGCCCTGGCCGGGCCGGCTGCCCGAACCCGCGCCCGCGGTGCTGCTCGACGACCCGGTGGACCTGCTCGACGGCGACGGCGCCGCGGTGCACGTCACCGGTCGGGGACTGTTCAGCTCCGCACCCGCTCGGCTGGCCGGCCGCTACGCCGGGACGCTGGCGTGGTGGGCCGGGCCGTGGCCGGTCGATGAGCGCTGGTGGGACCCGCAGGCCGCCCCCGGCCGGACCGCGCGGGCCCAGGTGCTGCTCGACGGGGAGCCGGGCGCGGCGTTGCTGCTGTGCTACCGGCGTCGGCGCTGGTACCTGGAGGGCAGCTATGAGTGA
- the guaA gene encoding glutamine-hydrolyzing GMP synthase produces the protein MENSSATHAPRPVLVVDFGAQYAQLIARRVREARVYSEVIPHTMTVDEIAARNPLAVVLSGGPSSVYAEGAPSLDPALFELGIPVFGICYGFQAMAQALGGVVEHTGTSEYGRTELNVAGGALHAGLPQTQPVWMSHGDAVTAAPPGFEVVASSAGAPVAAFEDTSRRLAGVQYHPEVLHSPHGQQVLSRFLHEVAGIDAVWTPANIAEGLIEAVREQVGDGRAICGLSGGVDSAVAAALVQRAIGDRLTCVFIDHGLLRAGERTQVERDFVAATGARLVTIDAREQFLDALSGVTNPEGKRKIIGREFIRSFEAAVRDAVDYPDSGVQTEFLVQGTLYPDVVESGGGAGTANIKSHHNVGGLPDDLKFKLVEPLRLLFKDEVRAVGRELGVPDEIVSRQPFPGPGLGIRIVGEVTADRLDTLRRADAIAREELTMAGLDNQIWQCPVVLLADVRSVGVQGDGRTYGHPIVLRPVSSEDAMTADWTRVPYEVLERISTRITNEVPEVNRVVLDVTSKPPGTIEWE, from the coding sequence GTGGAAAACTCCTCCGCCACCCATGCCCCCCGCCCGGTTCTCGTCGTCGACTTCGGCGCGCAGTACGCGCAGCTGATCGCCCGACGGGTCCGTGAGGCGCGGGTGTACTCCGAGGTCATCCCGCACACCATGACCGTCGACGAGATCGCCGCGCGCAATCCGCTGGCCGTCGTGCTCTCCGGCGGGCCGTCCAGCGTGTACGCCGAGGGCGCGCCGAGCCTGGACCCGGCGCTGTTCGAGCTGGGCATCCCGGTGTTCGGCATCTGCTACGGGTTCCAGGCGATGGCCCAGGCGCTCGGCGGCGTCGTCGAGCACACCGGGACCAGCGAGTACGGCCGCACCGAGCTGAACGTGGCCGGCGGCGCGCTGCACGCGGGCCTGCCGCAGACCCAGCCGGTGTGGATGAGCCACGGCGACGCGGTGACCGCCGCCCCGCCCGGATTCGAGGTGGTGGCCAGCAGCGCGGGCGCGCCGGTCGCGGCGTTCGAGGACACCTCGCGGCGCCTCGCCGGGGTGCAGTACCACCCCGAGGTGCTGCATTCCCCGCACGGTCAGCAGGTGCTGAGCCGGTTCCTGCACGAGGTCGCCGGCATCGACGCGGTGTGGACCCCGGCCAATATCGCCGAGGGGCTCATCGAGGCGGTCCGCGAGCAGGTCGGCGACGGCCGCGCGATCTGCGGGCTGAGCGGCGGGGTGGATTCCGCGGTGGCCGCCGCGCTGGTGCAGCGCGCCATCGGCGACCGGCTGACCTGTGTTTTCATCGACCACGGGCTGCTGCGGGCCGGTGAGCGCACCCAGGTGGAGCGCGACTTCGTCGCCGCCACCGGCGCCCGGCTGGTCACCATCGACGCGCGCGAGCAGTTCTTGGACGCGTTGAGCGGGGTGACCAACCCGGAGGGCAAGCGCAAGATCATCGGCCGGGAGTTCATCAGGTCCTTCGAGGCCGCGGTGCGCGACGCGGTCGACTACCCGGACTCGGGGGTGCAGACCGAGTTCCTGGTGCAGGGCACGCTGTACCCCGACGTCGTCGAATCCGGCGGCGGCGCCGGGACGGCGAACATCAAGAGCCACCACAATGTCGGCGGGCTGCCCGACGACCTGAAGTTCAAGCTGGTCGAGCCGCTGCGGCTGCTGTTCAAGGACGAGGTGCGCGCGGTCGGCCGGGAACTCGGCGTGCCGGATGAGATCGTCTCCCGCCAGCCGTTCCCGGGCCCGGGGCTGGGCATCCGGATCGTCGGCGAGGTGACCGCGGACCGCCTCGACACGTTGCGCCGGGCCGACGCCATCGCCCGCGAGGAACTGACCATGGCCGGGCTGGACAACCAGATCTGGCAGTGTCCGGTGGTGTTGCTGGCCGATGTCCGCTCGGTCGGGGTGCAGGGCGACGGGCGCACCTACGGGCATCCGATCGTGCTGCGGCCGGTGTCCAGCGAGGACGCCATGACCGCGGACTGGACCCGGGTGCCCTACGAGGTGCTGGAGCGGATCTCCACCCGGATCACCAATGAGGTGCCGGAGGTCAACCGGGTGGTGCTGGACGTGACCAGCAAGCCGCCGGGCACCATCGAGTGGGAGTGA
- a CDS encoding GMC family oxidoreductase N-terminal domain-containing protein has translation MDTDFDVLIVGSGFGGSVSALRLTEKGYRVGVLEAGRRFTDEEFAATSWDLRKFLWAPQAGCYGIQRIHALRNVMILAGAGVGGGSLNYANTLYVPPEPFFVDKQWAHITDWRSELMPHYEQAKRMLGVVTNPTMTDADKVMKAVADEMGCGDTFVHTPVGVFFGRDGVKEPGKTVPDPYFGGAGPARTGCIECGECMTGCRHGAKNTLVKNYLGLAESAGAQVFPMTTVTKFSQRGDGVWEVQTFRTGRKARRGKKVFTAKHLILAAGTYNTQKLLFKMRDTGRLPKLSEMLGVLTRTNSESIVGAGRLEVGSDLDLTHGVAITSSIHPTPDTHVEPVRYGKGSNAMGLLQTLMTDGDGPEGTDEARWKQLLNQMRSDPKKMARLLNPSRWSERTVIALVMQHLDNSITTFTKKTKAGVRIMSSKQGHGEPNPTWIPAGNEVTRRIAEKIDGVAGGTWGEIFNIPLTAHFLGGAVIGDDAEHGVIDAYQRVHNYPTLYVMDGAAVSANLGVNPSLTITAQAERAASLWPNKGQVDQRPAQGESYVKLDPIAPNKPVVPAEAPGALRRLPIEPVRKAQPADVGLSGGA, from the coding sequence ATGGACACGGATTTTGACGTTCTCATCGTCGGTTCCGGCTTCGGCGGCAGCGTCTCCGCGCTGCGGCTGACCGAAAAGGGCTATCGCGTCGGCGTCCTGGAGGCCGGCCGACGGTTCACCGACGAGGAGTTCGCCGCCACGTCTTGGGACCTGCGCAAGTTCCTGTGGGCGCCGCAGGCCGGCTGCTACGGAATCCAGCGCATCCACGCGCTGCGCAACGTGATGATCCTGGCCGGCGCCGGGGTGGGCGGCGGGTCGCTGAACTACGCCAACACCCTGTACGTGCCGCCGGAGCCGTTCTTCGTCGACAAGCAGTGGGCGCACATCACCGACTGGCGCTCGGAGCTGATGCCGCACTACGAGCAGGCCAAGCGGATGCTCGGGGTGGTCACCAACCCCACCATGACCGACGCCGACAAGGTGATGAAGGCCGTCGCCGACGAGATGGGTTGCGGGGACACCTTCGTGCACACCCCGGTCGGGGTGTTCTTCGGCCGCGACGGGGTCAAGGAACCGGGCAAGACGGTGCCGGATCCGTACTTCGGCGGCGCCGGCCCGGCCCGCACCGGGTGCATCGAGTGCGGCGAGTGCATGACCGGCTGCCGACACGGCGCCAAGAACACCCTGGTGAAGAACTACCTGGGGCTCGCGGAATCCGCTGGGGCGCAGGTCTTCCCGATGACGACGGTGACCAAGTTCAGCCAGCGCGGCGACGGTGTGTGGGAGGTGCAGACCTTCCGAACCGGCCGCAAGGCGCGCCGCGGCAAGAAGGTCTTCACCGCCAAGCATCTGATCCTGGCGGCCGGCACCTACAACACCCAGAAGCTGCTGTTCAAGATGCGCGACACCGGCCGGCTGCCGAAGCTGTCGGAGATGCTCGGCGTGCTGACCCGGACCAACTCGGAGTCCATCGTCGGCGCCGGTCGCCTCGAGGTGGGCAGCGACCTGGACCTGACCCACGGCGTGGCGATCACCTCCTCGATCCACCCGACGCCGGACACCCACGTCGAGCCGGTGCGCTACGGCAAGGGCTCCAACGCGATGGGCCTGCTGCAGACCCTGATGACCGACGGCGACGGCCCCGAGGGCACCGACGAGGCGCGCTGGAAGCAGTTGCTCAACCAGATGCGCTCCGATCCCAAGAAGATGGCCCGGCTGCTCAACCCGTCGCGGTGGAGCGAGCGCACCGTCATCGCGCTGGTGATGCAGCACCTGGACAACTCGATCACCACCTTCACCAAGAAGACCAAGGCCGGCGTGCGGATCATGAGCAGCAAGCAGGGCCACGGCGAGCCGAACCCGACCTGGATCCCGGCCGGCAACGAGGTCACCCGCCGGATCGCGGAGAAGATCGACGGCGTCGCAGGCGGCACCTGGGGCGAGATCTTCAACATCCCGCTGACCGCGCACTTCCTGGGCGGCGCGGTGATCGGCGACGACGCCGAGCACGGCGTCATCGACGCCTACCAGCGGGTGCACAACTATCCGACGCTGTACGTGATGGACGGCGCCGCGGTGTCGGCGAACCTGGGCGTGAACCCGTCGCTGACCATCACCGCCCAGGCCGAACGCGCCGCGTCGCTGTGGCCGAACAAGGGTCAGGTCGATCAGCGCCCGGCGCAGGGCGAGTCCTACGTCAAGCTGGACCCGATCGCGCCGAACAAGCCGGTGGTGCCCGCCGAGGCGCCGGGCGCGCTGCGCCGGTTGCCGATCGAGCCGGTGCGGAAAGCCCAGCCGGCGGACGTCGGGTTGTCGGGCGGCGCATAG
- a CDS encoding GuaB3 family IMP dehydrogenase-related protein has product MRDLVEIGMGRTARRTYELDDVNIVPSRRTRSSQDVSTAWQLDAYRFEIPVLAHPTDALVSVEFAIELGRLGGLGVINGEGLIGRHADVDAKIAQVVETAATDADGPFASAAATRLLQELHAAPLDPELLGAAVSRIRDAGVTTAVRVSPQNAAALTPTLVAAGIDLLVIQGTIISAERVASDGEPLNLKTFISELDVPVVAGGVLDHRTALHLMRTGAAGVIVGYGSTAGVTTSAEVLGISVPMATAIADAAAARREYLDETGGRYVHVLADGDIHTSGDLAKAIACGADAVVLGTPLAAASEALGDGWYWPSAAAHPSLPRGALLQVEHGQRPSLAQVLSGPSDDPYGTLNLVGGLRRAMAKAGYCDLKEFQKVGLSVTS; this is encoded by the coding sequence ATGCGTGATCTGGTGGAGATCGGGATGGGCCGCACCGCCCGTCGCACCTATGAACTCGATGACGTGAATATCGTGCCGAGCCGTCGCACCCGGTCCTCGCAGGACGTTTCCACGGCCTGGCAACTGGACGCCTACCGGTTCGAGATCCCGGTGCTCGCGCATCCCACCGACGCGTTGGTGTCGGTCGAGTTCGCCATCGAGCTGGGCCGCCTCGGTGGGCTCGGAGTGATCAACGGCGAGGGCCTGATCGGCCGGCACGCCGACGTCGACGCCAAGATCGCCCAGGTGGTGGAGACCGCCGCCACCGACGCCGACGGGCCATTCGCGTCCGCCGCCGCCACCCGGCTGCTGCAGGAGCTGCACGCCGCGCCACTGGACCCGGAGCTGCTCGGCGCCGCGGTGAGCCGGATCCGGGATGCCGGGGTGACCACCGCGGTTCGGGTCAGCCCGCAGAACGCGGCGGCGCTGACCCCGACGCTGGTGGCCGCCGGCATCGACCTGCTGGTCATCCAGGGCACCATCATCTCCGCCGAGCGGGTCGCCTCCGACGGCGAGCCGCTGAACCTCAAGACCTTCATCTCCGAGCTCGACGTGCCGGTGGTGGCCGGCGGCGTGCTCGACCATCGCACCGCGCTGCACCTGATGCGCACCGGCGCAGCCGGCGTGATCGTCGGCTACGGCTCGACGGCCGGGGTGACCACCAGCGCCGAGGTGCTCGGCATCAGCGTGCCGATGGCCACCGCGATCGCCGACGCGGCCGCCGCCCGGCGGGAGTACCTGGACGAGACCGGCGGCCGGTACGTGCACGTGCTGGCCGACGGTGACATCCACACCTCCGGCGATCTGGCCAAGGCCATCGCCTGCGGCGCCGACGCGGTGGTGCTGGGCACGCCGCTGGCCGCCGCGTCCGAGGCGCTGGGCGACGGCTGGTACTGGCCGTCGGCGGCGGCGCACCCGTCGTTGCCGCGCGGCGCGCTGCTGCAGGTGGAGCACGGCCAGCGGCCGTCGTTGGCGCAGGTGCTCAGCGGGCCGTCCGACGATCCGTACGGGACGTTGAACCTGGTCGGCGGGTTGCGCCGGGCGATGGCCAAGGCCGGCTACTGCGACCTGAAGGAATTCCAGAAGGTCGGACTGTCGGTAACTAGTTAG